In the genome of Cercospora beticola chromosome 2, complete sequence, one region contains:
- the RPS9 gene encoding 40S ribosomal protein uS4, with translation MAPRSYSKTYKVPRRPFEAARLDSELKIVGEYGLRNKREVWRVQLTLSKIRRAARQLLTLDEKDPKRLFEGNALIRRLVRVGVLDESRMKLDYVLALKVEDFLERRLQTCVYKLGLAKSIHHARVLIRQRHIRVGKQIVNVPSFIVRLDSQKHIDFSLTSPFGGGRPGRVRRKKAKAAESKGDEDAGEEEEE, from the exons ATGGCCCC ACGCTCGTACTCCAAGACCTACAAGGTCCCACGTCGTCCCTTCGAGGCCGCTCGTCT TGACTCCGAATTGAAGATCGTCGGAGAATACGGTCTGCGCAACAAGCGTGAGGTGTGGCGTGTCCAGCTCACCCTCTCCAAGATTCGTCGTGCTGCCCG TCAGCTTCTTACCCTCGACGAGAAGGACCCAAAGCGTCTCTTCGAAGGAAATGCCCTCATTCGTCGTCTGGTTCGTGTCGGTGTGCTCGATGAGTCCCGCATGAAGCTCGATTACGTCTTGGCCCTCAAGGTTGAGGATTTCTTGGAGCGTCGTCTTCAGACTTGCGTCTACAAGCTTGGTCTCGCCAAGTCCATCCACCACGCTCGTGTCCTGATCCGTCAGCGTCACATCCG TGTCGGCAAGCAGATTGTGAACGTCCCATCATTCATCGTCCGTCTCGACTCCCAGAAGCACATTGACTTCTCGCTCACCTCGCCATTCGGTGGTGGCCGCCCAGGACGTGTCAGGAgaaagaaggccaaggcTGCTGAGAGCAAGGGCGACGAGGAcgccggcgaggaggaggaggagtaa
- the RPL21A gene encoding 60S ribosomal protein eL21, protein MGHAAGLRAGTRYAFSRDFKKKGMIPLSTYLKQYRVGDIVDVVANGAVQKGMPYKVYHGKTGVVYNVTKSAVGVILYRQVGNRYIEKRINVRVEHVRHSRSRDEFLARVKTNAAKQRQAKETGEHVHLKRQPAQPREARTVSAKDNKPENVAPIAYETTI, encoded by the exons ATGGGTCACGCTGCAGGTCTCCGCGCTGGCACTCGCTATG CCTTCTCGCGCGacttcaagaagaagggtaTGATCCCTCTCTCGACCTACCTCAAGCAGTACCGCGTCGGAGATATCGTTGATGTTGTGGCCAACGGTGCCGTTCAAAAGGGCATG CCATACAAGGTCTACCACGGTAAGACTGGTGTCGTCTACAACGTCACCAAGTCCGCTGTTGGTGTCATCCTCTACCGCCAGGTCGGCAACCGCTACATCGAGAAGCGCATCAACGTTCGCGTTGAGCACGTCCGACACTCGCGTTCGCGTGACGAGTTCTTGGCCCGTGTCAAGACCAACGCCGCAAAGCAGAGGCAAGCTAAGGAGACTGGCGAGCACGTCCACCTCAAGAGACAGCCAGCTCAGCCACGTGAGGCCCGCACTGTCAGCGCCAAGGACAACAAGCCAGAGAACGTTGCTCCTATCGCATACGAGACCactatctag